A stretch of Acidiferrobacter thiooxydans DNA encodes these proteins:
- the malQ gene encoding 4-alpha-glucanotransferase codes for MTVKRRGTPVLDRRRLGVLLHPSSLPGDGLKGTMGAHARRFVDVLVAAGVSVWQVLPLGPPGGGSPYNSPSAHAGDVGLIDLEDLAECGWIGMAEARAALADAAAREVALSAAYHGFAVHASAADQAEFQEFRVRHAAWLPDYCAYECIKAQCGGAPWWQWPAALKDRDPQALAAYPGSDSCEAVAFAQFVFFRQWHALRGYAAARGLRLFGDMPIFVAEDSADVWAHRDLFVLDADGRPEIVTGVPPDYFSAHGQRWGNPHYRWARMAADGFAWWRERVRTQRELFDWLRIDHFRGFVASWAVPASAPTAAGGEWMAVPGDALLQALQEAFGDLPLIAEDLGIITDDVHALRDRYDLPGMRVLQFGFDGDPGNPHLPHNYQANSVAYTGTHDNDTTTGWYAALTARERTLVHDYLPDANGDPAWAVMRAVIASVAGLAVVPWQDVLSLGSSARMNTPGKCGGNWGFRFHWEDVAEAIPARLARLAFLYGRTNPGR; via the coding sequence ATGACGGTTAAGCGGCGCGGCACGCCGGTCCTCGATCGTCGCCGCCTGGGCGTTTTGCTACATCCAAGCTCCCTGCCCGGGGACGGTCTCAAGGGCACCATGGGCGCGCACGCGCGACGCTTCGTGGATGTCTTGGTGGCGGCCGGGGTGAGCGTCTGGCAGGTCCTGCCGCTCGGTCCGCCCGGTGGCGGCTCACCCTACAATAGCCCCTCAGCGCATGCCGGTGATGTCGGACTTATAGACCTCGAAGATCTCGCTGAATGCGGTTGGATCGGGATGGCCGAGGCCCGCGCGGCCTTGGCCGATGCCGCCGCGCGCGAGGTGGCACTCAGCGCCGCCTATCACGGTTTTGCGGTGCATGCGTCGGCCGCCGACCAGGCCGAATTCCAGGAATTCCGTGTACGCCATGCGGCTTGGTTGCCGGATTACTGCGCCTACGAATGCATCAAGGCCCAGTGTGGCGGGGCGCCTTGGTGGCAGTGGCCGGCGGCCCTCAAGGATCGCGATCCGCAGGCACTGGCGGCCTATCCGGGGTCCGATTCCTGCGAGGCGGTGGCGTTCGCGCAGTTTGTATTTTTCCGGCAGTGGCACGCGCTGCGCGGCTATGCCGCAGCGCGCGGCCTGCGTCTTTTCGGGGACATGCCGATCTTTGTCGCCGAGGACAGCGCCGATGTCTGGGCACACCGCGATCTTTTCGTGCTGGATGCCGACGGACGCCCGGAGATCGTGACCGGCGTGCCGCCCGATTATTTCTCGGCGCACGGCCAGCGCTGGGGGAATCCGCATTACCGGTGGGCGCGCATGGCCGCCGACGGCTTTGCCTGGTGGCGCGAGCGGGTGCGCACCCAGCGGGAGCTGTTCGACTGGTTGCGGATAGACCATTTCCGCGGCTTCGTCGCGTCCTGGGCGGTCCCGGCTTCGGCACCTACCGCGGCCGGCGGGGAATGGATGGCGGTGCCCGGCGATGCCTTGCTCCAGGCCCTACAAGAGGCCTTTGGGGATCTCCCCTTGATTGCCGAGGATCTCGGTATCATCACAGACGATGTCCATGCCCTGCGCGACCGCTACGATCTGCCGGGCATGCGTGTCCTGCAATTTGGCTTCGACGGTGATCCCGGGAATCCGCATCTCCCGCACAATTACCAGGCCAACAGCGTGGCCTATACTGGCACCCACGATAATGACACCACGACCGGTTGGTATGCGGCGCTGACCGCGCGCGAACGGACCCTCGTGCATGATTATCTGCCGGATGCCAACGGCGACCCGGCGTGGGCGGTGATGCGCGCGGTCATCGCCTCGGTTGCCGGTCTCGCCGTGGTACCGTGGCAGGACGTGCTGAGTCTTGGCAGTAGCGCGCGCATGAATACCCCGGGGAAGTGCGGCGGAAATTGGGGATTCCGGTTCCATTGGGAGGATGTCGCGGAGGCCATCCCAGCGCGTCTCGCGCGTCTGGCATTTCTGTATGGGCGCACGAATCCGGGCCGCTAA
- the glgC gene encoding glucose-1-phosphate adenylyltransferase — MDQAPRFVSQLTRNTLALILAGGRGSRLKHLTMWRAKPAVPFGGKFRVIDFPLSNCVNSGIRRIGVLTQYKAHSLIHHIQKGWGTLRGDFGEFVELLPAQQRIESSWYAGTADAVYQNLDIVRNHDPDYVLILAGDHVYKMDYGPMIAHHVRKGADLTVGCVHVPLDRASDFGVMATDDMGRIVRFDEKPADPIPTVAGGNTALASMGIYVFSARFLYEQLVKDADTKASRHDFGHNVIPGAIDRYRVMAYAFSGDGSGQSAYWRDVGTLDAYWEANMELVGVTPELNLYDTSWPIWTYQEQYPPAKFIFDEDDGRRGMAVDSMVSGGCVISGARIRHSLLFSAVHAHSYAEVIDSVVMGSVDIGRHSRIRRAIIDKGCRIPEGSVIGWDHDEDARRYHVTPEGVVVVTPEMLGQELHYVR; from the coding sequence ATGGATCAGGCCCCCCGATTTGTAAGCCAGCTTACCCGCAACACCCTGGCGCTCATCCTTGCCGGCGGCCGCGGGTCGCGGCTGAAGCACCTGACGATGTGGCGCGCGAAACCGGCAGTGCCGTTCGGGGGCAAGTTCCGGGTCATCGATTTCCCGCTGTCGAATTGCGTGAACTCGGGCATCCGGCGCATCGGGGTCTTGACCCAATACAAGGCCCACTCCCTCATCCATCATATCCAGAAAGGCTGGGGGACCTTGCGCGGGGATTTCGGGGAGTTCGTGGAACTTTTACCGGCGCAGCAGCGTATCGAGTCCTCGTGGTACGCGGGGACCGCCGATGCGGTCTACCAGAACCTCGATATCGTGCGCAATCATGACCCGGATTACGTCCTGATCCTGGCCGGCGATCATGTCTACAAGATGGATTACGGGCCGATGATTGCCCATCATGTGCGCAAAGGCGCAGACCTCACCGTAGGCTGCGTGCATGTCCCACTCGATCGCGCGAGCGATTTTGGGGTCATGGCCACAGACGACATGGGGCGCATTGTGCGCTTCGACGAGAAGCCAGCCGATCCGATACCGACCGTCGCGGGTGGCAACACCGCACTCGCTTCCATGGGAATTTATGTGTTTAGCGCACGCTTCCTCTATGAGCAGCTTGTCAAGGATGCCGATACCAAGGCCTCGCGGCATGATTTCGGGCATAACGTGATTCCCGGGGCCATAGATCGGTACCGGGTCATGGCCTATGCCTTCTCGGGCGATGGCAGTGGACAATCGGCCTACTGGCGCGACGTCGGCACGCTGGATGCCTACTGGGAGGCCAACATGGAGTTGGTCGGCGTGACCCCGGAGCTCAACCTGTATGACACCTCCTGGCCGATCTGGACCTATCAGGAGCAGTATCCGCCGGCCAAGTTCATCTTCGATGAGGATGACGGGCGCCGCGGCATGGCCGTGGACTCCATGGTGTCGGGCGGCTGTGTGATCTCTGGGGCGCGTATCCGTCATTCGCTGTTGTTTTCGGCGGTGCATGCGCATTCCTACGCGGAGGTGATCGATTCGGTGGTCATGGGCAGTGTCGACATAGGCCGGCATAGCCGTATCCGGCGCGCGATCATCGACAAAGGGTGTCGCATACCTGAGGGCAGTGTCATAGGCTGGGATCACGACGAGGACGCACGCCGTTATCATGTGACGCCGGAAGGGGTCGTCGTGGTGACGCCCGAGATGCTGGGCCAGGAATTGCATTATGTCCGGTGA
- a CDS encoding glycoside hydrolase family 57 protein, producing MSGDDRLNLVLCWHMHQPQYRRLSDGQYQQPWVYLHAIKDYVDMAAHIESVPGARAVVNFSPVLLDQIADYGQQLQAYLRERTPLRDPLLAALAGHWPPPGPERAALIAACLKANKARVIDRFPAFKRLVALAAPVVADPGLSGYLDCHYLRDLVVWYHLGWFGETVRRADARIAPLLQRGEGFDEESAITVLRVAEEILTGLVPRYRRLAESGQVELSFTPYTHPIVPLLLDFAVAREAQPDVRLPVAPHYPGGEARARWQIRAGQEAFARHFGFAAAGCWPAEGGLSAQMLALLDDAGIKWTASGERVLRHSLQAGGKDGGHGQCHRIYGEPGRTVRCVFRDDGLSDLIGFSYADWHADDAVGNLISHLETIARAAQPGHAPLVAIIMDGENAWEYYPENGYYFLRALYERLVAHPQIHLTTFSQYIDEGHAPAMLPPLIAGSWVNGTFATWIGSPDKNRAWDILVQAKADYDRVMAQGRLSPEDAERASEALAVCEGSDWCWWFGDYNPRDTVQDFERLYRRHIADLYHILGEPPSPLAGEGFTQQGADRSERGGAMRSSGAL from the coding sequence ATGTCCGGTGATGACCGCTTGAATCTGGTGTTGTGCTGGCACATGCATCAGCCGCAGTACCGGCGCCTGTCCGATGGCCAGTACCAGCAGCCATGGGTGTATCTGCATGCCATCAAGGATTACGTCGATATGGCGGCGCATATCGAGTCGGTGCCAGGGGCGCGCGCCGTCGTCAATTTCTCACCTGTTCTGCTCGATCAGATTGCGGATTATGGGCAACAGCTGCAGGCCTATCTACGCGAGCGCACGCCGCTGCGCGATCCGCTGCTCGCGGCGCTCGCCGGTCATTGGCCGCCGCCTGGGCCGGAGCGCGCGGCGCTCATCGCGGCCTGTCTCAAGGCCAACAAGGCACGCGTGATCGACCGGTTCCCGGCGTTCAAGCGCCTGGTGGCGCTGGCCGCGCCCGTGGTCGCTGACCCCGGGCTTTCCGGTTACCTCGACTGCCATTATCTGCGCGATCTCGTCGTCTGGTATCACCTGGGCTGGTTCGGTGAGACGGTACGGCGCGCGGACGCGCGCATCGCCCCACTTCTGCAAAGAGGTGAGGGCTTCGACGAGGAGTCGGCGATCACCGTGTTGAGGGTGGCGGAGGAGATCCTGACCGGCCTCGTGCCTCGCTACCGGAGGCTTGCCGAAAGCGGACAAGTGGAGCTGTCGTTTACCCCCTACACGCACCCGATCGTGCCGCTTTTGCTCGATTTTGCGGTGGCGCGCGAGGCGCAGCCGGACGTGCGCCTGCCGGTCGCCCCGCACTATCCGGGCGGCGAGGCGCGGGCGCGCTGGCAGATCCGGGCAGGTCAGGAGGCCTTCGCTCGACATTTCGGGTTCGCTGCCGCCGGCTGCTGGCCGGCCGAGGGCGGTCTTAGCGCGCAGATGCTGGCGTTGCTTGATGACGCCGGGATCAAGTGGACGGCATCGGGTGAGCGTGTCCTGCGCCATAGTCTGCAGGCGGGCGGCAAGGACGGCGGCCATGGCCAGTGTCACAGGATCTATGGGGAGCCGGGGCGGACCGTGCGCTGCGTCTTTCGCGACGACGGCCTGTCGGATCTGATCGGGTTTTCCTATGCCGATTGGCACGCCGACGATGCCGTCGGCAACTTGATCTCGCACCTGGAGACCATCGCCCGCGCCGCGCAGCCCGGTCACGCGCCGCTGGTCGCAATCATCATGGATGGGGAGAATGCCTGGGAGTATTACCCCGAGAACGGGTACTACTTCCTGCGTGCGCTCTACGAGCGATTGGTGGCCCACCCACAGATCCATCTCACGACCTTCTCGCAATATATCGATGAGGGCCATGCCCCGGCCATGCTTCCGCCGCTCATCGCCGGTAGCTGGGTGAATGGCACCTTCGCGACCTGGATCGGCAGCCCCGACAAGAACCGTGCCTGGGACATCCTCGTCCAGGCGAAGGCCGACTATGATCGCGTCATGGCCCAGGGTCGGCTGTCACCCGAGGACGCCGAGCGCGCCAGCGAGGCGCTGGCGGTATGCGAGGGCTCCGACTGGTGCTGGTGGTTCGGCGATTATAATCCGCGCGATACGGTGCAGGATTTCGAGCGTCTGTATCGCCGCCACATCGCCGACCTCTATCACATCCTCGGTGAGCCGCCATCTCCGCTTGCCGGGGAGGGGTTCACTCAGCAGGGCGCAGACCGCTCCGAGCGCGGTGGTGCCATGCGTTCGTCCGGGGCGCTATGA